Below is a genomic region from Methanosphaera sp. ISO3-F5.
GTCTGATATTGCTAATAAGTTGGCATTTTCTAGTTCGGAGTATATTCTTACGTGGTTGTATCCCATCGCTCCTACTCCGATTACTCCTACATTTGTTTCTTTCATAATGCATCCTCTTTTAATCTGTTTCCGATAGATATTGCTGTGTTGATTGCATCATCTTTCTTTGCAGTTTCATTAATGTCTGCTAGTATTTGTCCTTCAGGACTTAAGAGTTTGCAATGTATTTTAATATCATTTCCTTTTACTTTTGAAACAATTCCGACTGGCCATTGACATCCTACTTCTATTGTTTCTAGTATTGCTTTTTCACATAATGCTTCGATTCTTGTGTCTTCGTGGTTGAGTTTGCTGATTACATCGTTGTATTCAGAATCTTTATGGGTCATTACTGCTAATGCTCCCTGTCCTGCAGGAGGTACGATGTATGTTTCATCAAATATTTCTTTTATATGTTCTTGTAATCCGAGACGGTTTATTCCTGCGATAGCCATTATTGTTGCATCATATTCTCCTTCTTCTACTTTTCTTATTCTGGTGTCAATGTTTCCTCTGATTGGTTTTGTCACTATGTTTTTTTCGTGTAGTTTGCAGAATGCTTCTCTTCTGACGCTGCTTGTTCCTAGTGTTGCACCATCTGGTAGTTCGTCCCATGTGTAGTTGGAGATTAGTACTTCGTTTACGGCTTCTCTTTTTGGGATTGCGGTTATTGTTAGTTGATCGTTTAATTGGCTTGGAAGGTCCTTAAAGCTATGTACTGCAAAATCTATGTCTCCGTCTATTAATGCAGTGTCTAGTTCTTTTGTAAATATTCCTTTTGCATCAATATTATATAATTGTGAATCTTTTATTTTATCTCCTGTTGTTTTTATTATTTTGGTGTCGATATGTTCACCGGTTATTTTTTCCAATGAGTCAACAACAGTTTGTGTTTGGGTTGTAGCTAATTTACTACCTCTTGTACCAACTATCAATTAACTTACCTCCTGTTTTTATTGAATCGTAGCATTTTTAATGATATTATGTTAATTTTAGTTATCTTTTAATACTTTATTTAAATTAAATATTTTTATACTCTCTATTTATATATGTTTAAAATTATTAATATAGTTTCTAGGGTTTTATTCTGGTGGGGTATTTTTTTTTAATTTATTGTTTTTTTGAAGGTAAAATATTTTAACATGTCTTGTTGGATTGTTTATGGGATGTTGTTTAAATAGGATAGTTCCTTGTCATATTTTTTATATTCGCTTCTGTATATTATTTGGATTAGGTTCACATCATAGTCTTTTAATCCTTTTTTTACTGCATCATCTAAGTGGGTGTAATGATTAAATTCCTGTTTTAACTGTTTTTTTAACTGTTCTCCTAGTTCTCCTGTGAAAATTATATTTTTGTCTGTTATGCTTTGAAGGTATTGTGCCAGTTTTTCTTCATTTATCTCTTCACAGGTTATTCCATAGTCTCCACCAATGATTAACAGGTATTCCTTGTTAAATTTTTCTAGATTGTCTATGCATTTTTTTATGGATGTTGTGTTGAGTCCGGGGTTTATGTCTTCTATGATTATTTTATCATCTATTTTTCTGTATGAATTTCTTCCTCGTATTTCATCATCCTTTTCCAGTTTTGAAATAATGATCTCTATATCTATACCAACTATTAATCCAGCACTAACTGCAAATAACAAGTTGTTAATATAAAAATCGCTTAAAGCAAAATGACAAACAGTATACCTTTTATCAAAATAATTAATGACAAAACGTGTTTCATCAATATCATACTCAATGTCACTGGCATATATGTCTGCACAGGTATCCTCATAACCTACAGTAACAGCATCCAAATCATCATAATACATCCTATAACAATCAAGATCACACAAAGTAAACTCTGAACTAAAAACACTCCTTTTAGCAACAGAAGCACTACAGGAATTCCCAGCAATAGGATAATCCTCAACAATATTAGTTAACACACTCAAAAACTGTCCAGGAACAACACCCAAAGACACTTCAAAAATACAAAAATCAATCCCACCAAGAACACCCTCAGCCTCTGCCCTATTAATAGCAGAAATTATACTAGCAGGAGTAATACTCAAATGCTCAACCAAAACCTTACCATTATAAGTTAAAGAATTACTGGTTAAAACAAGAAGATTATAATCATCCAAAACATTCTCCAAGAGACTGGTAACACTAGTCTTTCCCTTAACACCAGTAACCTGAATAATCCTAAAATCACAACAACCCTTCTTCTTCAATAAATAACCAACAAACTCATGATGAGTATAATCAGTCCCTATAACAGGGGGCATATGAACAGGATTAATCTTAACAAAACTATCCTCCTCAGCCTTAATCTCCTCAAGAGAAAGAAACGTAACATTAAAACGTTCACTATAACGTCTTTTCTCAGACAGACTAAGCTTATCATAAACATCATAAAAAAATAAATTATTACTGGTGAACTTACAATACTCCTCCAATAATATAAGTCCCCCATGATTAGCATCACTAATCAAAACATTCTTTTCAGGCATAATACAGCTCCAATGGATTGATTTATCCTACAGTTAACTTCTTATTAACACTCTCATAGAAATTCTTTCTAAAACGAACAAAATATGCGAAATTATCAGACTTTCTAAGACGAATCTCTTCCAAATAACCATACTCCTTATCATTAATCCCATCAAGCACTGCAAGACCCTTCTTATCAGTATCATTAAACTTAACAGTAATATTACTATCAGCAGGCACAATCTTAGGCCTAGTATTTAATTTAAACGGACAAATAGGAATAATCACAGCAGCATCAACACGAGGATCAACAATAGGTCCACCAGCACTCATGGCATAAGCAGTAGAACCACTAGGAGTTGAAATTATAAGCCCATCAGCACGAACATTATCCACAATCTCCTCATCAACAGTAATCTCAAGATCCAACATCTTACCCGGCTGACTAGTCATAATAAGCAACTCATTAAGAACAGTAATCCACTGCTCACTACAATAAACATCCAACTGGACACGTTCCTCAATAAAGAAATTATAACTAAGCAAAGCATCCAAACACTCAAAAACATCCTCCGGTTCAACTTCAGTCAAGAAACCAACAGTACCCATATTAATACTCAGAATAGGAATCTTCTTAGGAGACAAAACATGCTGAGCATTAAGAACAGTACCATCACCACCAATACATAAAACAAAATCAGAAGTCATATCATTAATGGAAGTTCTATACTCTTCATAATCCGGCAACTTATCAGCAATATTAGAATCAACCTCAACATTCACCTTATTCTCCAACAAATAATTAATAATGCTCTTATTCAATTCCAATGCTTCTATCTTATCAGTACGTGAAACAATTCCAATCTTCAAGGCATACCACCTCATAATATCTATAATAATCTTACAATATCTTCCTGTAAACTTTTATTAGGAGTAGCAACAATAGTGGTCTTTGCAAGCAAATCAATCTGACTGGACAACTCATTAGAATCAATATCAGTAATATAACCACCAGCTTCTCTTATAATAAGCTGTGAAGCAGCAATGTCAAGCACACGCACTGCCTGTGTATCCAGGAAAACATCATAAACACCCTCAGCAAGATAACACATTTCAACAGCAATAGCACCCATAATCCTCATCCTACGAACATTAGGGAAAATCTTATTCAAATCACGTTTAGTCCTGTAAATATAAGTACTTACAGTAGCATGCTTAGCCTCAGTAACACTAGAAACACTTATAAGCTTATTGTTTTTAGTAGCATACCTGTTCTTAACAGCTGTGTAAACATCATTAGTAGGGAAATTTTTAACATATGCCACTTCAATATCATCAAGTGTTACATTTTCAAGATCATCATCACCCTCTAACTTCCCAACCGCAATGGAAATACCATAACATGGAAGATTCTTAAGAGCATTAGTAGTACCATCAAGAGGATCCATGATAATAACAGCCTGTGCTGAATCATCACCAATCTTAATAGTACCAATCTCTTCACTAATCAAAATCAGTGAATAACCAGTATCTTCCAACACCTGAATAGCAGCATTCTCAGCATACTCATCAATCTTATGGGTAGGAGTTCCATCAGCACCAATCTTAGTAATACTAGTCAGTGAAGGGTCTTCTCTAGCAATAGCTATAGCCTCTTCAACATTTTCTGAGATATTATTACATAATTCTAACCAATACGTAATTTCGTCATCATTCATATTTTACACGTCTACTTCTATTTATGTTAATAATTTTCTATGTCAAAGTATAAATAAATAAGAATGAAGTGTGTATTTATGTTTAAACAATATTATTTTTAATAAAAAAGTGGGGTTGTATTAGGGGGGGGTTATTGTTGGATGCTGGTCACATCAATATTTAGTGATTCAGCATGTGGGAGGTTAATGTTTAATGCTTCTGTTAACACTTCTTCGATAGTGTTCATTGGCTTGAATGTTAGTTCGTTTTTCACTTCTTCTGGTACGTCATCTAAGTCTTTCATGTTACGTTTTGGTAGTAGTATTTTTTTGATGCCTGAACGGTGTGCTGCAATTACTTTTTCTTTTATTCCTCCGACAGGTAGTACTCGGCCTGTTAGGGATATTTCTCCTGTCATGGCTATTTTTGAATCTACTGGTATTCCTGTTATTAGTGATGCGAGGGTGGTTGTCATTGTTATTCCTGCTGATGGTCCGTCTTTTGGGATTGCTCCTTCTGGTACGTGTATGTGGATGTCGTGTTTGTCGTAGTCTGATTCTTTTAGTATGTTGGAGAATCTTGACCTGATGAGGCTTTGTGCTATTTGTGCTGATTCTTTCATCACGTCTCCTAGTTTTCCTGTTAGTTTTAGTTTTCCTTCTCCTGGTGTGAGTGCTGCTTCAATGTATAGTATGTCTCCTCCGACTGGTGTCCATGCTAGTCCTGTCACTACTCCTGCAGGGTTTTTATCTGGTACTAGTTCGTAGTGTGCTTTTTCGTGTCCTAGGATGTCATATAACATATCTGGTGTTACGGTGTATGGTGTTTCCACTTGGTCTACTATTATTTTTTCTGTTGTGTGTCTTGCTATTGCTTCTATTTGTCGTTTTAGGTTTCTTACTCCTGCTTCTCGTGTGTATTTTTCTATTAGTACTGTTATTGTTTCTGGTGTTATGGTTAGTTGGTCTCTTGTTAGTCCGTGGTCTTCAAGTACTTCGTCGATGAGGTGTTCTTCTGCTATGTGTTCTTTTTCTACTTTGGTGTAGCTGTCTAGTTTGATTATTTCTAGTCTGTCTCTTAGTGGTC
It encodes:
- a CDS encoding NAD(+) kinase, which translates into the protein MKIGIVSRTDKIEALELNKSIINYLLENKVNVEVDSNIADKLPDYEEYRTSINDMTSDFVLCIGGDGTVLNAQHVLSPKKIPILSINMGTVGFLTEVEPEDVFECLDALLSYNFFIEERVQLDVYCSEQWITVLNELLIMTSQPGKMLDLEITVDEEIVDNVRADGLIISTPSGSTAYAMSAGGPIVDPRVDAAVIIPICPFKLNTRPKIVPADSNITVKFNDTDKKGLAVLDGINDKEYGYLEEIRLRKSDNFAYFVRFRKNFYESVNKKLTVG
- a CDS encoding bifunctional fructose-bisphosphatase/inositol-phosphate phosphatase; this translates as MNDDEITYWLELCNNISENVEEAIAIAREDPSLTSITKIGADGTPTHKIDEYAENAAIQVLEDTGYSLILISEEIGTIKIGDDSAQAVIIMDPLDGTTNALKNLPCYGISIAVGKLEGDDDLENVTLDDIEVAYVKNFPTNDVYTAVKNRYATKNNKLISVSSVTEAKHATVSTYIYRTKRDLNKIFPNVRRMRIMGAIAVEMCYLAEGVYDVFLDTQAVRVLDIAASQLIIREAGGYITDIDSNELSSQIDLLAKTTIVATPNKSLQEDIVRLL
- the hemC gene encoding hydroxymethylbilane synthase, yielding MIVGTRGSKLATTQTQTVVDSLEKITGEHIDTKIIKTTGDKIKDSQLYNIDAKGIFTKELDTALIDGDIDFAVHSFKDLPSQLNDQLTITAIPKREAVNEVLISNYTWDELPDGATLGTSSVRREAFCKLHEKNIVTKPIRGNIDTRIRKVEEGEYDATIMAIAGINRLGLQEHIKEIFDETYIVPPAGQGALAVMTHKDSEYNDVISKLNHEDTRIEALCEKAILETIEVGCQWPVGIVSKVKGNDIKIHCKLLSPEGQILADINETAKKDDAINTAISIGNRLKEDAL
- the cfbE gene encoding coenzyme F430 synthase, yielding MPEKNVLISDANHGGLILLEEYCKFTSNNLFFYDVYDKLSLSEKRRYSERFNVTFLSLEEIKAEEDSFVKINPVHMPPVIGTDYTHHEFVGYLLKKKGCCDFRIIQVTGVKGKTSVTSLLENVLDDYNLLVLTSNSLTYNGKVLVEHLSITPASIISAINRAEAEGVLGGIDFCIFEVSLGVVPGQFLSVLTNIVEDYPIAGNSCSASVAKRSVFSSEFTLCDLDCYRMYYDDLDAVTVGYEDTCADIYASDIEYDIDETRFVINYFDKRYTVCHFALSDFYINNLLFAVSAGLIVGIDIEIIISKLEKDDEIRGRNSYRKIDDKIIIEDINPGLNTTSIKKCIDNLEKFNKEYLLIIGGDYGITCEEINEEKLAQYLQSITDKNIIFTGELGEQLKKQLKQEFNHYTHLDDAVKKGLKDYDVNLIQIIYRSEYKKYDKELSYLNNIP